The proteins below are encoded in one region of Silene latifolia isolate original U9 population chromosome 2, ASM4854445v1, whole genome shotgun sequence:
- the LOC141642745 gene encoding callose synthase 7 isoform X3: MAKIYQIATVLYDVLRTVVPYAKVDEETENYAKEVERNREQYEHYNILPLFAVGVKPAIMELPEIKAALRAIRNMDNLPVPRVPVAHNVQDDNVILPEYRDKSINDILDWLASIFGFQKGNVANQREHLILILANMDVRVRRSEEYDMLDYHTIHQLKDKTFKNYEKWCDYLHCKSNLKFPPGADRQQLELLYIALYLLIWGEASNVRFMPECLCYIFHNMATEIHGIIFGNAHPITGETYQTARHDDESFLKDVIAPIYEVIRKEAKRNRGGRASHSAWRNYDDLNEYFWSKKCFKLGWPMDRNADFFVHTDEIRPSRLKHDQVITGKRKPKTNFVEMRTFWHLFRSFDRMWIFFILAFQTMLIVAWDPSGSITSIFEGDVFVRVLSIFITAAFLNLLGATLDIILSWKAWGSLKFSQILRYLLKFAVAAMWAVVLPIGYSSLENNRTGIVTFLTNWAGGLRTPTLFKFAVALYLAPNILAVLLFFIPPVRKFVERSNSRILTLIMWWAQPKLFLGRGMHEDTFSLLKYTIFWILLMLCKLSFSFYVEILPLIKPTKQIWQMKVDDYQWHEFYPNATHNFGVILAIWLPIVLVYLMDAQIWYAIFSTIVGGVLGAFSHLGEIRTLGMLRSRFESVPIAFRKRLVPRSKVENSKRGYMQDSLEERKNIAKFSQVWNEFVHSLRLEDLICHRERDLLLVPYTSSKVSVVQWPPFLLASKIPIALDMAKDFKKKDDGELFSKIRDDDYMYSAVIECYETLREILFELLEDEDDKFAIRQICEKVETSIQQHKFLTEFRMNGLPMLHDKLEKFLKLLLSDGDYDDEDLYKSHIINVLQDIMEIITQDVMSEGHEILKKAQSHHNDDDRKREQRFEKIHIHLLRNKSWREKVVRLHVLLSEKESAINVPMNLEARRRMTFFTNSLFMSMPNAPYVRNMLSFSVLTPYYKEDVLYSWDELHEENEDGISILFYLQRIYPDEWSNFNERVDDPKLGYASKDRKELIRHWVSYRAQTLSRTVRGMMYYRQALDLQCFLEYAEDQAIFSGYRTIEKSEAHKKIFDYSQALTDLKFTYVVSCQVYGIQKKSSDARDRSCANNILNLMRTYPSLRIAYIDEREEKVKSEKVYYSVLVKGGDKLDEEIYRIKLPGPPTEIGEGKPENQNHAIIFTRGEALQTIDMNQDNYFEEAFKMRNVLEEFQKSRRKRRKPTILGLREHIFTGSVSSLAWFMSNQETSFVTIGQRVLANPLRVRFHYGHPDIFDRLFHITRGGISKASKIINLSEDIFSGFNSTLRGGYITHHEYIQVGKGRDVGMNQISLFEAKVANGNGEQTLSRDIYRLGRRFDFYRMLSFYYTTVGFYFSSMVTVLTVYVFLYGRMYMVLSGLEKQIIQSSIINQSKSLEEALAPQSIFQIGVLLVLPMIMEIGLERGFRTAIGDFIIMQLQLASVFFTFQLGTKAHYYGRTILHGGSKYRATGRGFVVFHAKFADNYRRYSRSHFVKALELFILLVVYQAYGNSYRSSNLYLFVTWSMWFLVGSWLFAPFIFNPSGFDWQKTVDDWTDWKRWMGNRGGIGIQPDKSWESWWDGEQEHLKYTTVRGRFLEILLTCRFFIYQYGIVYHLDISHGYRNFWVYALSWVVMVIVLLVLKMVSMGRRRFGTDFQLMFRILKGLLFLGFLSVMTVLFEVCNLTIQDLLASILAFMPTGWAMLLIGQTARGLLKGLKFWESIKELARAYEYVMGLIIFMPIAVLSWFPFVSEFQTRLLFNQAFSRGLQISMILSGRKDRSTPET, translated from the exons ATGGCCAAGATTTATCAGATAGCAACTGTACTGTATGATGTTTTAAGGACAGTCGTCCCATACGCTAAAGTCGATGAAGAG ACAGAAAATTATGCCAAGGAAGTGGAAAGGAATAGAGAACAATATGAACATTATAATATTCTTCCTCTCTTTGCTGTTGGTGTTAAACCAGCTATCATGGAACTTCCTGAG ATAAAAGCTGCACTTCGTGCTATACGTAATATGGACAATCTTCCCGTTCCTCGAGTTCCTGTGGCACATAATGTTCAAGATGATAATGTTATCTTGCCAGAGTACAGGGACAAATCAATCAATGATATACTTGATTGGTTAGCATCTATTTTTGGGTTCCAGAAAGGAAATGTTGCTAATCAGAGGGAACACTTGATTTTAATATTAGCCAATATGGATGTAAGGGTTAGAAGGTCTGAGGAGTATGATATG CTTGATTATCACACTATCCACCAGCTAAAGGACAAGACtttcaaaaattatgaaaaatggtGTGATTATCTTCATTGTAAGTCAAATCTCAA GTTTCCACCTGGTGCTGACAGACAGCAACTCGAACTTTTGTATATTGCACTCTATCTCCTTATTTGGGGAGAGGCTTCAAATGTTAGGTTCATGCCTGAATGTCTCTGCTACATTTTCCATAAT ATGGCTACTGAAATTCACGGAATCATCTTTGGGAATGCACATCCTATCACAGGAGAGACATACCAAACTGCAAGACATGATGATGAATCATTTTTAAAGGATGTTATTGCTCCCATTTATGAGGTTATTCGAAAG GAAGCCAAAAGAAACAGAGGAGGCAGGGCAAGTCACTCAGCTTGGAGAAATTATGATGATTTAAATGAATATTTTTG GTCGAAGAAATGTTTCAAGTTAGGCTGGCCAATGGATCGAAATGCAGATTTTTTTGTCCATACAGATGAAATACGACCTTCAAGACTG AAGCATGATCAGGTGATTACTGGGAAGAGAAAGCCTAAGACAAATTTTGTTGAAATGCGTACGTTCTGGCACCTTTTTAGAAGTTTTGACCGTATGTGGATATTTTTCATACTTGCCTTCCAG ACCATGTTAATTGTTGCATGGGATCCTTCTGGTTCCATAACCTCTATCTTTGAAGGAGACGTCTTTGTTAGAGTTTTGAGCATATTCATAACTGCTGCTTTCCTTAATCTCTTGGGAG CAACGCTGGATATCATTCTGAGTTGGAAGGCATGGGGAAGCCTGAAATTTTCTCAAATATTGCGCTACCTCTTAAAATTTGCTGTTGCAGCTATGTGGGCAGTTGTATTGCCTATAGGCTACTCTAGTCTTGAGAATAATCGAACAGGAATTGTGACCTTCCTCACTAATTGGGCTGGAGGCTTGCGGACTCCTACGTTGTTCAAGTTTGCCGTTGCCTTATATTTGGCTCCTAATATTTTGGCTGTTCTGCTTTTCTTCATTCCGCCTGTGCGCAAATTTGTGGAACGTTCAAATTCACGGATCCTTACCCTCATTATGTGGTGGGCTCAG CCGAAATTGTTTTTGGGTAGAGGAATGCATGAAGACACATTTTCCCTTCTCAA GTATACAATTTTCTGGATCTTGTTGATGTTGTGCAAGCTATCATTCAGTTTCTATGTGGAG ATTTTGCCATTGATCAAACCAACAAAGCAAATATGGCAGATGAAAGTTGATGATTACCAATGGCATGAATTCTATCCTAATG CCACACATAATTTTGGTGTTATTCTTGCTATATGGCTTCCAATTGTTCTT GTCTACCTTATGGATGCACAAATATGGTATGCTATCTTTTCAACCATTGTTGGAGGTGTCCTTGGAGCTTTCAGTCACCTTGGTGAG ATACGCACCCTCGGAATGCTACGTTCAAGGTTTGAGTCTGTGCCTATTGCTTTCAGGAAACGACTTGTGCCACGATCTAAAGTGGAAAATTCTAAACGAGGGTATATG CAGGATAGTTTGGAGGAGCGGAAAAATATTGCAAAGTTCTCTCAAGTATGGAATGAATTTGTCCACTCTTTGCGGCTTGAGGATTTGATCTGCCATAG GGAAAGAGATCTACTTCTTGTACCCTACACCTCTAGTAAAGTTTCAGTCGTCCAATGGCCTCCTTTTCTTCTTGCTAGTAAG ATTCCAATAGCACTTGATATGGCGAAAGATTTTAAGAAGAAAGATGACGGTGAATTGTTTAGCAAGATAAGGGATGACGATTATATGTATTCAGCTGTGATTGAATGCTATGAGACCTTAAGGGAGATTCTCTTTGAGCTcttagaagatgaagatgataaATT TGCCATCAGACAGATTTGTGAGAAAGTTGAAACCAGTATACAACAGCATAAATTTCTTACTGAATTTCGAATGAATGGCCTTCCTATGCTTCATGACAAGTTGGAGAAGTTCCTCAAGCTGCTG CTGAGCGACGGTGATTATGACGATGAAGATCTATACAAGTCACACATTATTAATGTTCTCCAGGATATTATGGAGATCATCACACAAGATGTCATGAGTGAAGGACACGA GATTTTAAAGAAGGCCCAGTCACACCATAACGATGACGATCGCAAAAGGGAGCAGAGATTTGAAAAAATACACATTCATCTCCTCCGAAATAAATCATGGAGAGAAAAG GTTGTCCGGCTCCATGTTCTCTTGAGTGAAAAGGAATCTGCTATTAATGTGCCTATGAATCTGGAAGCACGGCGACGCATGACCTTTTTTACAAACTCTTTGTTCATGAGCATGCCTAACGCTCCCTATGTTCGCAATATGCTCTCCTTTAG TGTTTTGACACCTTATTAcaaagaagatgttctttattCATGGGATGAGCTCCACGAGGAAAATGAGGATGGAATATCTATTCTATTCTATTTGCAAAGGATCTATCCAG ATGAGTGGTCCAATTTTAATGAAAGAGTGGATGACCCAAAACTTGGATACGCCAGCAAAGATAGGAAGGAGTTAATACGTCACTGGGTATCATATAGAGCACAAACACTTTCTAGAACAG TTAGAGGAATGATGTACTACCGCCAGGCGTTGGATCTTCAATGCTTCTTGGAATATGCAGAAGATCAAG CTATCTTTAGTGGCTACAGAACCATCGAGAAAAGTGAGGCTCATAAGAAAATCTTTGACTACTCGCAAGCTCTAACGGATTTGAAGTTCACCTATGTTGTCTCTTGTCAAGTCTATGGTATTCAAAAGAAGTCGAGTGATGCCCGAGATAGAAGTTGCGCTAATAATATACTAAATCTTATGCGGAC gtacccttccttgagaaTTGCCTATATAGATGAAAGAGAAGAGAAAGTGAAATCAGAAAAGGTGTACTACTCTGTCCTTGTCAAAGGAGGCGATAAGCTGGATGAG GAAATATACCGCATCAAGCTTCCAGGTCCACCTACAGAGATAGGTGAAGGCAAGCCTGAGAATCAAAATCATGCCATTATATTTACTCGCGGAGAGGCACTACAGACTATAGACATGAATCAG GATAATTACTTTGAAGAAGCTTTTAAGATGAGAAATGTTTTGGAAGAGTTTCAAAAGTCCCGCCGGAAACGTAGAAAACCAACAATATTGGGTTTGAGGGAACATATATTCACCGGCAG TGTCTCTTCTCTGGCATGGTTCATGTCCAACCAGGAGACGAGTTTTGTGACCATCGGCCAGCGAGTCCTGGCTAACCCTTTGAG GGTACGTTTCCACTACGGCCATCCTGATATATTCGACCGACTCTTCCATATAACCAGAGGAGGAATTAGCAAGGCTTCCAAAATCATCAACTTGAGTGAGGATATATTTTCAG GTTTCAACTCCACATTACGAGGAGGATATATCACACACCATGAGTACATTCAGGTGGGGAAGGGGCGTGATGTCGGAATGAATCAAATATCTCTTTTTGAAGCAAAAGTTGCCAATGGTAATGGAGAGCAAACACTCAGTCGTGACATCTATCGTCTTGGCCGACGATTTGACTTCTACAGAATGCTGTCATTCTATTACACAACAGTGGGCTTCTATTTTAGCAGCATG GTCACTGTTCTGACTGTGTATGTATTTTTATACGGGCGGATGTACATGGTGTTGAGCGGGTTGGAGAAGCAAATTATACAAAGCTCAATCATAAACCAGAGCAAGTCTCTTGAAGAGGCTCTGGCGCCACAGAGCATTTTTCAGATTGGAGTACTTCTAGTACTACCAATGATTATGGAAATCGGCTTGGAAAGAGGCTTTCGTACTGCGATTGGCGACTTTATAATCATGCAGCTTCAGCTAGCTTCTGTATTCTTTACTTTCCAGCTTGGGACAAAGGCACATTATTACGGCAGAACAATATTACATGGAGGTTCCAAGTACCGAGCCACAGGGCGTGGTTTTGTTGTTTTCCATGCAAAATTTGCTGACAACTACCGACGCTACTCCCGAAGTCATTTTGTCAAGGCTCTGGAACTTTTTATACTTTTAGTTGTGTATCAAGCGTACGGGAACTCTTATAGAAGCTCAAATCTATACCTGTTTGTTACCTGGTCCATGTGGTTCCTTGTTGGTTCATGGTTATTTGCTCCCTTTATCTTCAATCCCTCTGGATTTGACTGGCAGAAGACGGTAGATGATTGGACAGACTGGAAAAGGTGGATGGGAAATAGAGGTGGAATAGGTATACAGCCAGATAAAAGCTGGGAATCATGGTGGGATGGAGAACAGGAGCATCTCAAGTACACAACTGTCCGGGGAAGATTCTTAGAAATACTACTCACATGTCGCTTTTTTATATATCAATATGGAATTGTGTATCACCTTGATATATCTCATGGGTACCGGAACTTCTGG GTATATGCGCTTTCTTGGGTAGTCATGGTTATTGTTCTTCTTGTCCTAAAG ATGGTCTCAATGGGTAGGAGAAGGTTCGGCACTGATTTTCAGCTAATGTTTAGAATTCTCAAAGGACTCCTGTTCCTAGGGTTTTTATCAGTTATGACAGTGCTCTTTGAAGTTTGTAATCTCACCATACAAGACTTGCTTGCCTCAATCTTAGCTTTCATGCCCACTGGTTGGGCTATGCTTCTC ATTGGGCAAACAGCGCGGGGGTTGCTAAAAGGTCTGAAGTTCTGGGAATCTATAAAGGAATTAGCAAGAGCATATGAGTATGTGATGGGACTTATCATCTTCATGCCCATAGCAGTTCTTTCCTGGTTCCCGTTCGTGTCTGAGTTCCAAACCCGGTTGCTATTCAACCAAGCGTTCAGCAGAGGTCTCCAAATTTCCATGATTCTTTCTGGCCGCAAGGACCGTTCAACCCCTGAAACTTAG
- the LOC141642745 gene encoding callose synthase 7 isoform X2, producing MASTSGGDASMSRPLSRRMTRAPTMIDPTKGDSVPVDSELVPSSLAVIAPILRVANEVERENPRVAYLCRFHAFEKAHKTDPTSGGRGVRQFKTYLLHRLEKEETETRPILAKSDPREIQKFYQDFCEKNIRQGQHIKTPEEMAKIYQIATVLYDVLRTVVPYAKVDEETENYAKEVERNREQYEHYNILPLFAVGVKPAIMELPEIKAALRAIRNMDNLPVPRVPVAHNVQDDNVILPEYRDKSINDILDWLASIFGFQKGNVANQREHLILILANMDVRVRRSEEYDMLDYHTIHQLKDKTFKNYEKWCDYLHCKSNLKFPPGADRQQLELLYIALYLLIWGEASNVRFMPECLCYIFHNMATEIHGIIFGNAHPITGETYQTARHDDESFLKDVIAPIYEVIRKEAKRNRGGRASHSAWRNYDDLNEYFWSKKCFKLGWPMDRNADFFVHTDEIRPSRLKHDQVITGKRKPKTNFVEMRTFWHLFRSFDRMWIFFILAFQTMLIVAWDPSGSITSIFEGDVFVRVLSIFITAAFLNLLGATLDIILSWKAWGSLKFSQILRYLLKFAVAAMWAVVLPIGYSSLENNRTGIVTFLTNWAGGLRTPTLFKFAVALYLAPNILAVLLFFIPPVRKFVERSNSRILTLIMWWAQPKLFLGRGMHEDTFSLLKYTIFWILLMLCKLSFSFYVEILPLIKPTKQIWQMKVDDYQWHEFYPNATHNFGVILAIWLPIVLVYLMDAQIWYAIFSTIVGGVLGAFSHLGEIRTLGMLRSRFESVPIAFRKRLVPRSKVENSKRGYMDSLEERKNIAKFSQVWNEFVHSLRLEDLICHRERDLLLVPYTSSKVSVVQWPPFLLASKIPIALDMAKDFKKKDDGELFSKIRDDDYMYSAVIECYETLREILFELLEDEDDKFAIRQICEKVETSIQQHKFLTEFRMNGLPMLHDKLEKFLKLLLSDGDYDDEDLYKSHIINVLQDIMEIITQDVMSEGHEILKKAQSHHNDDDRKREQRFEKIHIHLLRNKSWREKVVRLHVLLSEKESAINVPMNLEARRRMTFFTNSLFMSMPNAPYVRNMLSFSVLTPYYKEDVLYSWDELHEENEDGISILFYLQRIYPDEWSNFNERVDDPKLGYASKDRKELIRHWVSYRAQTLSRTVRGMMYYRQALDLQCFLEYAEDQAIFSGYRTIEKSEAHKKIFDYSQALTDLKFTYVVSCQVYGIQKKSSDARDRSCANNILNLMRTYPSLRIAYIDEREEKVKSEKVYYSVLVKGGDKLDEEIYRIKLPGPPTEIGEGKPENQNHAIIFTRGEALQTIDMNQDNYFEEAFKMRNVLEEFQKSRRKRRKPTILGLREHIFTGSVSSLAWFMSNQETSFVTIGQRVLANPLRVRFHYGHPDIFDRLFHITRGGISKASKIINLSEDIFSGFNSTLRGGYITHHEYIQVGKGRDVGMNQISLFEAKVANGNGEQTLSRDIYRLGRRFDFYRMLSFYYTTVGFYFSSMVTVLTVYVFLYGRMYMVLSGLEKQIIQSSIINQSKSLEEALAPQSIFQIGVLLVLPMIMEIGLERGFRTAIGDFIIMQLQLASVFFTFQLGTKAHYYGRTILHGGSKYRATGRGFVVFHAKFADNYRRYSRSHFVKALELFILLVVYQAYGNSYRSSNLYLFVTWSMWFLVGSWLFAPFIFNPSGFDWQKTVDDWTDWKRWMGNRGGIGIQPDKSWESWWDGEQEHLKYTTVRGRFLEILLTCRFFIYQYGIVYHLDISHGYRNFWVYALSWVVMVIVLLVLKMVSMGRRRFGTDFQLMFRILKGLLFLGFLSVMTVLFEVCNLTIQDLLASILAFMPTGWAMLLIGQTARGLLKGLKFWESIKELARAYEYVMGLIIFMPIAVLSWFPFVSEFQTRLLFNQAFSRGLQISMILSGRKDRSTPET from the exons ATGGCGAGTACTAGCGGGGGTGATGCGTCTATGTCGAGACCTTTATCGCGGAGGATGACCAGAGCTCCCACCATGATTGATCCTACAAAGGGAGATAGTGTTCCTGTCGACAGTGAGCTGGTTCCGTCTTCTCTTGCTGTTATTGCTCCTATTCTTCGTGTTGCTAATGAAGTCGAGAGGGAAAACCCTAGGGTTGCTTATTTAT GCCGCTTCCATGCATTTGAGAAGGCTCATAAGACGGATCCCACATCAGGCGGCAGAGGGGTTCGTCAATTTAAGACCTATTTGTTGCATAGGCTTGAgaag GAGGAGACTGAAACACGGCCAATTCTAGCTAAAAGTGATCCAAGAGAAATCCAGAAATTTTATCAGGACTTCTGTGAGAAGAACATTAGACAGGGTCAACACATTAAGACACC GGAAGAAATGGCCAAGATTTATCAGATAGCAACTGTACTGTATGATGTTTTAAGGACAGTCGTCCCATACGCTAAAGTCGATGAAGAG ACAGAAAATTATGCCAAGGAAGTGGAAAGGAATAGAGAACAATATGAACATTATAATATTCTTCCTCTCTTTGCTGTTGGTGTTAAACCAGCTATCATGGAACTTCCTGAG ATAAAAGCTGCACTTCGTGCTATACGTAATATGGACAATCTTCCCGTTCCTCGAGTTCCTGTGGCACATAATGTTCAAGATGATAATGTTATCTTGCCAGAGTACAGGGACAAATCAATCAATGATATACTTGATTGGTTAGCATCTATTTTTGGGTTCCAGAAAGGAAATGTTGCTAATCAGAGGGAACACTTGATTTTAATATTAGCCAATATGGATGTAAGGGTTAGAAGGTCTGAGGAGTATGATATG CTTGATTATCACACTATCCACCAGCTAAAGGACAAGACtttcaaaaattatgaaaaatggtGTGATTATCTTCATTGTAAGTCAAATCTCAA GTTTCCACCTGGTGCTGACAGACAGCAACTCGAACTTTTGTATATTGCACTCTATCTCCTTATTTGGGGAGAGGCTTCAAATGTTAGGTTCATGCCTGAATGTCTCTGCTACATTTTCCATAAT ATGGCTACTGAAATTCACGGAATCATCTTTGGGAATGCACATCCTATCACAGGAGAGACATACCAAACTGCAAGACATGATGATGAATCATTTTTAAAGGATGTTATTGCTCCCATTTATGAGGTTATTCGAAAG GAAGCCAAAAGAAACAGAGGAGGCAGGGCAAGTCACTCAGCTTGGAGAAATTATGATGATTTAAATGAATATTTTTG GTCGAAGAAATGTTTCAAGTTAGGCTGGCCAATGGATCGAAATGCAGATTTTTTTGTCCATACAGATGAAATACGACCTTCAAGACTG AAGCATGATCAGGTGATTACTGGGAAGAGAAAGCCTAAGACAAATTTTGTTGAAATGCGTACGTTCTGGCACCTTTTTAGAAGTTTTGACCGTATGTGGATATTTTTCATACTTGCCTTCCAG ACCATGTTAATTGTTGCATGGGATCCTTCTGGTTCCATAACCTCTATCTTTGAAGGAGACGTCTTTGTTAGAGTTTTGAGCATATTCATAACTGCTGCTTTCCTTAATCTCTTGGGAG CAACGCTGGATATCATTCTGAGTTGGAAGGCATGGGGAAGCCTGAAATTTTCTCAAATATTGCGCTACCTCTTAAAATTTGCTGTTGCAGCTATGTGGGCAGTTGTATTGCCTATAGGCTACTCTAGTCTTGAGAATAATCGAACAGGAATTGTGACCTTCCTCACTAATTGGGCTGGAGGCTTGCGGACTCCTACGTTGTTCAAGTTTGCCGTTGCCTTATATTTGGCTCCTAATATTTTGGCTGTTCTGCTTTTCTTCATTCCGCCTGTGCGCAAATTTGTGGAACGTTCAAATTCACGGATCCTTACCCTCATTATGTGGTGGGCTCAG CCGAAATTGTTTTTGGGTAGAGGAATGCATGAAGACACATTTTCCCTTCTCAA GTATACAATTTTCTGGATCTTGTTGATGTTGTGCAAGCTATCATTCAGTTTCTATGTGGAG ATTTTGCCATTGATCAAACCAACAAAGCAAATATGGCAGATGAAAGTTGATGATTACCAATGGCATGAATTCTATCCTAATG CCACACATAATTTTGGTGTTATTCTTGCTATATGGCTTCCAATTGTTCTT GTCTACCTTATGGATGCACAAATATGGTATGCTATCTTTTCAACCATTGTTGGAGGTGTCCTTGGAGCTTTCAGTCACCTTGGTGAG ATACGCACCCTCGGAATGCTACGTTCAAGGTTTGAGTCTGTGCCTATTGCTTTCAGGAAACGACTTGTGCCACGATCTAAAGTGGAAAATTCTAAACGAGGGTATATG GATAGTTTGGAGGAGCGGAAAAATATTGCAAAGTTCTCTCAAGTATGGAATGAATTTGTCCACTCTTTGCGGCTTGAGGATTTGATCTGCCATAG GGAAAGAGATCTACTTCTTGTACCCTACACCTCTAGTAAAGTTTCAGTCGTCCAATGGCCTCCTTTTCTTCTTGCTAGTAAG ATTCCAATAGCACTTGATATGGCGAAAGATTTTAAGAAGAAAGATGACGGTGAATTGTTTAGCAAGATAAGGGATGACGATTATATGTATTCAGCTGTGATTGAATGCTATGAGACCTTAAGGGAGATTCTCTTTGAGCTcttagaagatgaagatgataaATT TGCCATCAGACAGATTTGTGAGAAAGTTGAAACCAGTATACAACAGCATAAATTTCTTACTGAATTTCGAATGAATGGCCTTCCTATGCTTCATGACAAGTTGGAGAAGTTCCTCAAGCTGCTG CTGAGCGACGGTGATTATGACGATGAAGATCTATACAAGTCACACATTATTAATGTTCTCCAGGATATTATGGAGATCATCACACAAGATGTCATGAGTGAAGGACACGA GATTTTAAAGAAGGCCCAGTCACACCATAACGATGACGATCGCAAAAGGGAGCAGAGATTTGAAAAAATACACATTCATCTCCTCCGAAATAAATCATGGAGAGAAAAG GTTGTCCGGCTCCATGTTCTCTTGAGTGAAAAGGAATCTGCTATTAATGTGCCTATGAATCTGGAAGCACGGCGACGCATGACCTTTTTTACAAACTCTTTGTTCATGAGCATGCCTAACGCTCCCTATGTTCGCAATATGCTCTCCTTTAG TGTTTTGACACCTTATTAcaaagaagatgttctttattCATGGGATGAGCTCCACGAGGAAAATGAGGATGGAATATCTATTCTATTCTATTTGCAAAGGATCTATCCAG ATGAGTGGTCCAATTTTAATGAAAGAGTGGATGACCCAAAACTTGGATACGCCAGCAAAGATAGGAAGGAGTTAATACGTCACTGGGTATCATATAGAGCACAAACACTTTCTAGAACAG TTAGAGGAATGATGTACTACCGCCAGGCGTTGGATCTTCAATGCTTCTTGGAATATGCAGAAGATCAAG CTATCTTTAGTGGCTACAGAACCATCGAGAAAAGTGAGGCTCATAAGAAAATCTTTGACTACTCGCAAGCTCTAACGGATTTGAAGTTCACCTATGTTGTCTCTTGTCAAGTCTATGGTATTCAAAAGAAGTCGAGTGATGCCCGAGATAGAAGTTGCGCTAATAATATACTAAATCTTATGCGGAC gtacccttccttgagaaTTGCCTATATAGATGAAAGAGAAGAGAAAGTGAAATCAGAAAAGGTGTACTACTCTGTCCTTGTCAAAGGAGGCGATAAGCTGGATGAG GAAATATACCGCATCAAGCTTCCAGGTCCACCTACAGAGATAGGTGAAGGCAAGCCTGAGAATCAAAATCATGCCATTATATTTACTCGCGGAGAGGCACTACAGACTATAGACATGAATCAG GATAATTACTTTGAAGAAGCTTTTAAGATGAGAAATGTTTTGGAAGAGTTTCAAAAGTCCCGCCGGAAACGTAGAAAACCAACAATATTGGGTTTGAGGGAACATATATTCACCGGCAG TGTCTCTTCTCTGGCATGGTTCATGTCCAACCAGGAGACGAGTTTTGTGACCATCGGCCAGCGAGTCCTGGCTAACCCTTTGAG GGTACGTTTCCACTACGGCCATCCTGATATATTCGACCGACTCTTCCATATAACCAGAGGAGGAATTAGCAAGGCTTCCAAAATCATCAACTTGAGTGAGGATATATTTTCAG GTTTCAACTCCACATTACGAGGAGGATATATCACACACCATGAGTACATTCAGGTGGGGAAGGGGCGTGATGTCGGAATGAATCAAATATCTCTTTTTGAAGCAAAAGTTGCCAATGGTAATGGAGAGCAAACACTCAGTCGTGACATCTATCGTCTTGGCCGACGATTTGACTTCTACAGAATGCTGTCATTCTATTACACAACAGTGGGCTTCTATTTTAGCAGCATG GTCACTGTTCTGACTGTGTATGTATTTTTATACGGGCGGATGTACATGGTGTTGAGCGGGTTGGAGAAGCAAATTATACAAAGCTCAATCATAAACCAGAGCAAGTCTCTTGAAGAGGCTCTGGCGCCACAGAGCATTTTTCAGATTGGAGTACTTCTAGTACTACCAATGATTATGGAAATCGGCTTGGAAAGAGGCTTTCGTACTGCGATTGGCGACTTTATAATCATGCAGCTTCAGCTAGCTTCTGTATTCTTTACTTTCCAGCTTGGGACAAAGGCACATTATTACGGCAGAACAATATTACATGGAGGTTCCAAGTACCGAGCCACAGGGCGTGGTTTTGTTGTTTTCCATGCAAAATTTGCTGACAACTACCGACGCTACTCCCGAAGTCATTTTGTCAAGGCTCTGGAACTTTTTATACTTTTAGTTGTGTATCAAGCGTACGGGAACTCTTATAGAAGCTCAAATCTATACCTGTTTGTTACCTGGTCCATGTGGTTCCTTGTTGGTTCATGGTTATTTGCTCCCTTTATCTTCAATCCCTCTGGATTTGACTGGCAGAAGACGGTAGATGATTGGACAGACTGGAAAAGGTGGATGGGAAATAGAGGTGGAATAGGTATACAGCCAGATAAAAGCTGGGAATCATGGTGGGATGGAGAACAGGAGCATCTCAAGTACACAACTGTCCGGGGAAGATTCTTAGAAATACTACTCACATGTCGCTTTTTTATATATCAATATGGAATTGTGTATCACCTTGATATATCTCATGGGTACCGGAACTTCTGG GTATATGCGCTTTCTTGGGTAGTCATGGTTATTGTTCTTCTTGTCCTAAAG ATGGTCTCAATGGGTAGGAGAAGGTTCGGCACTGATTTTCAGCTAATGTTTAGAATTCTCAAAGGACTCCTGTTCCTAGGGTTTTTATCAGTTATGACAGTGCTCTTTGAAGTTTGTAATCTCACCATACAAGACTTGCTTGCCTCAATCTTAGCTTTCATGCCCACTGGTTGGGCTATGCTTCTC ATTGGGCAAACAGCGCGGGGGTTGCTAAAAGGTCTGAAGTTCTGGGAATCTATAAAGGAATTAGCAAGAGCATATGAGTATGTGATGGGACTTATCATCTTCATGCCCATAGCAGTTCTTTCCTGGTTCCCGTTCGTGTCTGAGTTCCAAACCCGGTTGCTATTCAACCAAGCGTTCAGCAGAGGTCTCCAAATTTCCATGATTCTTTCTGGCCGCAAGGACCGTTCAACCCCTGAAACTTAG